In the Quercus lobata isolate SW786 chromosome 5, ValleyOak3.0 Primary Assembly, whole genome shotgun sequence genome, one interval contains:
- the LOC115990954 gene encoding nucleoplasmin-like protein NO29, which produces MAPKRKSTPSWNPLHFGASSSFSLSYTIPSHVRFHDDKAHKDILENFSQRGIHSKHQVVLSNFSDTDLPIVIHSRGWESLCGISVTCPSVIIQEFYSNMHRFDYLVPLFIANVRGTHIVVTSDIVSKARLCGFVESPSPSLNAPEDEDNDSDSDDDDDDDENEDASSSGDDEMTA; this is translated from the exons atggcacctaaacgcaAATCTACTCCATCCTGGAACCCTCTTCATTTCggggcatcttcttctttttctctctcttatactATTCCATCACACGTCCGGTTCCATGATGATAAAGCCCATAAGGACATTTTGGAGAACTTCTCACAACGAGGCATTCATTCAAAACACCAAGTCGTTTTGTCAAACTTTTCCGACACTGACCTACCCattgtcattcacagtaggggttgggagtcactgtgtggcaTCTCAGTTACTTGCCCCTCtgtgatcatacaggagttctactccaacatgcatagATTCGACTATTTAGTACCTCTTTTTATCGCTAACGTTCGAGGTACGCACATTGTAGTCACTTCGGATATTGTATCCAAG GCTCGCCTTTGTGGATTCGTagagtctccctctccttctctgaACGCACCTGAGGACGAGGACAATGATAGTGACTCTgacgacgatgatgatgatgatgagaatgaggatgctagctcttccggTGATGATGAGATGACTGCTTGA
- the LOC115991594 gene encoding beta-amyrin 28-monooxygenase-like, with amino-acid sequence MAAFLLILCLIPVVLAFSFLAFTRKSNDGHKNLAPGSFGWPIMGETLEFLFGKPDKFVFDRMKKYNPDIFKTKILGEETVVICGPSGHKFLFSNEQKLFTAFRPHSTQKIFRSYQTQTAAPVKISRDAEAKILKSPGFLKPEALVRYLGKMDSITQQQMQSYWEGNEVVKAFPLAKTLTLSLACRFFLGIDDPERIARLVSNFDDITVGLHSIPVKFPGTIFYKANKAAAAIRKELRIVIQEKKSAMATGQPMQDILSHMIVATDPSGKYMPEAEIADKIMGLLTAGYSTVATAMTFFMKYVGERPEIYEKILAEQLVVSAAKKPADLLEWDDIQKMKYSWNAINEVMRLKPPLQGTFREVLTDFTYAGYTIPKGWKVYWTVSTTNKNPEFFPEPEKFDPSRYEDSNTFPPFTFVPFGGGPRMCPGKEYARLAILTFVHNVVKRFKWEVILPDEKIIGDMMPTPAKGLPIRLRSH; translated from the exons ATGGCTGCTTTTCTCTTAATCCTATGTTTGATCCCTGTAGTTCTCGCTTTTTCATTCTTGGCTTTCACAAGAAAGTCCAACGATGGTCACAAGAATCTGGCACCAGGGAGCTTTGGATGGCCTATCATGGGTGAGACACTAGAGTTCCTATTTGGGAAGCCAGATAAGTTTGTGTTTGATAGGATGAAGAAGTACAACCCTGATATATTCAAGACCAAGATTCTTGGTGAGGAAACAGTAGTCATATGTGGGCCAAGTGGACACAAATTCTTGTTCTCCAACGAGCAAAAGCTCTTCACTGCATTTCGTCCTCATTCTACGCAAAAGATCTTCCGTTCTTACCAAACGCAAACAGCTGCTCCAGTCAAAATCTCACGCGATGCTGAGGCCAAAATCCTAAAATCACCTGGGTTTTTGAAACCCGAAGCATTGGTGAGGTACTTGGGGAAAATGGACTCCATTACACAGCAACAAATGCAAAGTTATTGGGAAGGAAATGAAGTAGTCAAGGCCTTCCCTCTAGCCAAGACTCTAACTTTGAGTCTAGcttgtagattttttttgggCATTGATGATCCTGAGCGAATTGCTAGACTTGTTAGCAATTTTGATGATATTACAGTTGGGTTGCATTCAATTCCTGTGAAGTTTCCAGGAACTATATTTTACAAAGCAAACAAAGCTGCAGCGGCAATCAGAAAGGAGCTAAGGATTGTTATTCAGGAGAAGAAGTCTGCTATGGCAACAGGACAACCTATGCAGGACATATTGTCACACATGATCGTTGCTACTGATCCATCTGGGAAGTACATGCCAGAGGCTGAAATTGCTGATAAGATTATGGGTTTGCTTACTGCTGGGTATAGCACTGTGGCTACTGCCATGACTTTCTTCATGAAATATGTTGGAGAGAGACCCGAAATCTATGAGAAAATCCTAGCTG AGCAATTGGTGGTGTCAGCTGCAAAAAAGCCTGCAGACTTATTGGAGTGGGATGACATACAGAAAATGAAGTATTCATGGAACGCAATAAATGAAGTGATGAGGCTCAAACCACCACTTCAGGGTACTTTCAGGGAAGTCCTGACTGATTTTACCTATGCTGGTTACACAATTCCAAAGGGGTGGAAG GTATATTGGACAGTGAGTACCACAAATAAGAACCCAGAGTTCTTTCCAGAGCCAGAAAAATTTGACCCGTCAAGGTATGAGGATTCTAATACATTTCCACCATTCACATTTGTTCCATTTGGTGGTGGACCTCGTATGTGCCCTGGGAAAGAGTATGCTCGGCTAGCAATACTCACTTTTGTTCACAATGTGGTGAAGAGGTTTAAATGGGAGGTGATCCTCCCTGACGAGAAGATTATAGGTGACATGATGCCAACTCCGGCGAAAGGACTTCCAATTCGCCTACGAAGCCACTAG